A window of Argopecten irradians isolate NY chromosome 1, Ai_NY, whole genome shotgun sequence contains these coding sequences:
- the LOC138317957 gene encoding uncharacterized protein produces MDIKILLIFMVILCAAQQGPVAYRGFTCVEPEVGYMERMINYFCARKVEKTCPTHGALLLRIGNEVFCTVLCAITSLILVYTYMYALLVGNHARKFWKAIGVMFREWRARRSLCRFCGTDPCQARRTSWRRHEARMLNHMVDFEKRSHAMWMFSLGLELSATLTKELPRDEKYWARKYCADFQEEHMALFPLCVQRQINAWYPLSR; encoded by the exons ATGGATATCAAGATCTTACTGATATTTATGGTAATTCTTTGCGCCGCACAGCAGGGCCCTGTTGCTTATCGAGGCTTTACATG CGTGGAACCCGAAGTAGGATACATGGAAAGGATGATAAATTACTTCTGCGCCCGAAAAGTCGAGAAAACATGTCCAACTCACGGAGCTTTATTGTTG AGAATCGGAAACGAGGTCTTTTGTACCGTTCTATGTGCAATAACATCACTAATATTGGTCTATACGTATATGTATGCACTGTTGGTTGGAAACCATGCAAGGAAGTTCTGGAAAGCCATCGGTGTGATGTTTCGAGAATGGAGAGCTC GTCGATCCCTCTGTCGCTTCTGCGGAACCGACCCGTGCCAGGCCAGGAGAACTTCCTGGAGACGCCATGAGGCCCGCATGTTAAACCATATGGTCGATTTCGAAAAGCGATCTCACGCGATGTGGATGTTCAGTCTTGGACTGGAGCTCTCTGCAACCCTAACAAAGGAGCTACCCCGAGACGAGAAGTACTGGGCACGAAAATATTGTGCCGACTTTCAGGAGGAACACATGGCACTTTTTCCTTTGTGCGTACAACGCCAGATCAACGCCTGGTACCCTTTGTCACGCTAG